One part of the Gammaproteobacteria bacterium genome encodes these proteins:
- a CDS encoding porin family protein — MTMMKFLPTVAASCALMLSSTGFAGIYLGGQVGYAHEEYNMKAFFDKQYSNNESVGRIYAGYQFTPFMGIETGFSMISEAKLPRDFGEVSTANWDLLLSVGMPLGATGFRIDLKGGGAYVMTDFDASDVAKHHHNLDDDSKGEFKPEIGASLSFNLNEYVAIDASYLHIYDDPRSRRLNTPCTDMAMVGLRLIFSVL, encoded by the coding sequence ATGACAATGATGAAATTCTTACCTACAGTGGCCGCAAGTTGCGCACTGATGCTTTCTTCGACTGGTTTCGCGGGAATTTATCTCGGTGGCCAAGTGGGCTATGCGCATGAAGAATATAATATGAAGGCTTTTTTTGATAAACAATATTCTAATAATGAAAGTGTGGGGCGTATTTATGCTGGCTACCAGTTTACACCTTTTATGGGTATCGAAACTGGATTTTCTATGATTTCTGAAGCGAAATTACCGAGAGATTTCGGTGAAGTCTCCACGGCAAATTGGGATTTACTATTAAGTGTCGGTATGCCATTGGGTGCTACGGGATTTAGAATTGATCTCAAAGGTGGCGGCGCTTACGTGATGACTGATTTTGATGCCAGTGATGTCGCTAAACATCACCATAATTTGGATGATGATTCTAAAGGTGAATTTAAACCGGAAATCGGAGCAAGCCTGAGTTTTAATCTGAATGAATATGTTGCAATCGATGCTTCGTATTTGCATATTTATGACGACCCTCGAAGTCGCAGATTAAATACGCCTTGCACTGATATGGCGATGGTTGGGTTGCGATTGATATTCAGCGTCCTCTAA
- the dprA gene encoding DNA-processing protein DprA: MNSTSIQQDDLRYWLALSLATNLTAHRFHELIRMFGSPKNVLQSDKLTKSSLRLSESTRQSLQLPDWQKIDEHLQWSENDPSHHIIPFIDPLYPIQLREIADPPPTLFIRGNPDSLLQPQIALVGSRNPTPTGRETAYAFAQALAEAGLTITSGMALGIDAASHRGALAAKGRTIAVFGTGIDVLYPSSHRKLATEIAQRGALVSEFPLHTPPVAGYFPQRNRVVSGLSLGTLVVEAASRSGSLITARFATEQGREVFAIPGSIHSPTAHGCHILLRNGAKLVETATDILEEITHFQPLFTSKSTKRSYNNSQNQLDEENRKLLECVGFEATSVDALVNRTGFCVERVTSALMILELKGLIYSTPGGYSRV; this comes from the coding sequence ATGAACTCAACCTCAATCCAGCAAGATGATTTACGTTACTGGCTCGCCTTATCACTGGCGACGAATCTTACTGCGCATCGATTTCATGAATTAATTCGAATGTTCGGCTCGCCCAAAAATGTGCTGCAGTCGGATAAACTTACAAAATCGAGCTTGCGACTCAGCGAATCAACTAGACAGTCTCTACAATTACCTGATTGGCAAAAAATTGATGAGCATCTTCAGTGGAGCGAAAACGATCCTAGCCATCACATTATTCCTTTTATAGATCCCCTATACCCAATTCAGTTACGCGAAATCGCTGATCCGCCACCAACACTCTTTATAAGAGGCAACCCTGATAGCTTACTTCAACCCCAAATCGCCCTGGTTGGAAGCCGTAACCCTACCCCCACCGGCCGCGAAACGGCTTATGCTTTTGCCCAGGCTTTGGCAGAAGCAGGACTTACCATCACCAGCGGCATGGCCCTCGGCATTGATGCAGCAAGCCATCGAGGCGCCTTAGCAGCGAAAGGTCGAACAATTGCGGTGTTTGGAACCGGCATCGATGTGCTTTATCCTTCATCACACCGCAAACTCGCCACCGAAATAGCCCAACGGGGAGCCCTAGTCAGCGAATTTCCCTTGCATACCCCTCCGGTAGCAGGCTATTTCCCGCAGCGCAACCGTGTCGTCAGTGGCTTGAGCCTCGGGACCCTTGTTGTCGAAGCCGCATCCCGCAGCGGCTCTTTGATCACAGCTCGCTTCGCAACCGAACAAGGTCGAGAAGTCTTTGCTATACCTGGGTCAATCCATTCCCCTACGGCGCACGGCTGCCATATTTTACTGCGTAATGGCGCCAAATTAGTGGAAACCGCGACCGACATCTTGGAAGAAATAACCCACTTCCAACCCCTATTTACTAGTAAATCTACAAAAAGATCCTATAATAATTCACAGAATCAGCTTGATGAAGAGAACCGGAAGCTGTTAGAGTGTGTCGGTTTTGAGGCAACATCAGTGGATGCACTGGTCAACCGTACGGGTTTTTGTGTCGAACGCGTAACTTCAGCCTTGATGATTTTAGAGCTTAAAGGGCTCATTTATTCAACACCAGGCGGATATAGTAGAGTATGA
- the gmhB gene encoding D-glycero-beta-D-manno-heptose 1,7-bisphosphate 7-phosphatase, with product MLIVLDRDGVINFESDEYIKSPDEWIPIPGSLSAIASLKKAGHTVVVATNQSGIGRGYYTHEILAEIHKKFRDLLKEFDCDVDAIFYCPHRPDENCECRKPKPGLFQQIHSQFNNDWSDSIAVGDALRDIQAANSVGCSSMLVRTGRGKMTIEKGKGLDGIEIVDDLEQFARKIIA from the coding sequence ATGTTAATTGTTTTGGATCGTGATGGGGTCATTAATTTCGAATCTGATGAATATATTAAATCTCCTGATGAATGGATTCCAATTCCAGGAAGTCTATCTGCTATCGCTTCGCTGAAAAAAGCAGGGCATACTGTAGTCGTTGCAACAAATCAATCAGGAATCGGGCGAGGATATTACACCCATGAAATTCTTGCGGAGATTCACAAGAAATTTCGAGACCTCTTGAAAGAATTTGATTGTGATGTCGATGCCATTTTTTATTGTCCTCATCGCCCTGATGAAAATTGTGAATGTCGAAAACCAAAGCCAGGATTATTTCAACAAATTCATAGTCAATTTAATAATGATTGGTCAGATTCTATCGCTGTGGGTGATGCATTGCGTGATATTCAAGCGGCCAATTCGGTAGGATGCTCATCGATGTTAGTGCGTACAGGCCGAGGAAAAATGACCATAGAAAAAGGGAAGGGCCTTGATGGAATAGAAATTGTGGACGATTTAGAGCAGTTTGCTCGTAAAATCATCGCTTAG
- a CDS encoding MFS transporter has translation MKDNKYLKLAPLFLVLVIDTMGMGIIFPILGPLFMGTTDSILPVGSSVATRQFWYGATLVSWSVLMFIGAPFLGDLSDRMGRKKVLLLALGGTALGFAISALGVDLKNVWILMIGRVFAGFFAGSQPIAQAVIADVSTEHDKVHNMSLIIVANCIGFIFGPIVGGYFADKNLVSWFTFSTPFFAASLLAIFNAALLLYTLRETTQPKSNVKLSLARGIVVFTEAFTNKKIRVLSLVLFFTEVAWALYFLYIPIYLVEMYHYNNIKIAHYMSYLGLVFAFALTVIIRIFVKFMRLEPIVAVMMIVMGIALSFITTTSETSLWMLTAIVTIPSALAYSIMITICSNAVSAHEQGWIMGITSSVTAAAFGISSAAAGTLGLFGATVPFVTAGAAAMLSAIILFFWDRKNHVHKHHNLDIQSIES, from the coding sequence ATGAAAGATAATAAATATCTGAAATTAGCGCCATTATTCCTCGTTCTCGTTATCGATACTATGGGCATGGGCATCATATTCCCAATCTTGGGCCCTTTATTTATGGGCACAACCGATAGTATTTTGCCAGTTGGAAGTTCTGTTGCAACGCGACAATTTTGGTATGGGGCAACATTAGTATCTTGGTCGGTATTAATGTTCATCGGCGCTCCTTTTTTAGGTGATCTATCGGACCGCATGGGTCGCAAAAAAGTGCTCTTATTAGCTTTAGGTGGCACCGCTTTAGGCTTTGCAATTTCTGCATTAGGCGTGGATTTAAAAAACGTTTGGATTTTAATGATAGGACGAGTATTCGCAGGATTTTTTGCAGGCAGCCAACCCATTGCACAAGCCGTTATTGCCGATGTTAGTACTGAACACGATAAAGTACACAATATGAGTTTAATTATCGTCGCAAATTGTATAGGCTTTATTTTTGGACCTATAGTCGGTGGTTATTTTGCAGATAAAAACCTGGTCTCTTGGTTTACATTCAGCACACCTTTTTTTGCAGCCAGTCTATTAGCCATCTTTAATGCAGCACTATTACTTTACACATTGCGCGAAACAACTCAACCAAAATCTAATGTTAAATTGAGTTTAGCGCGCGGTATTGTTGTCTTTACAGAAGCTTTCACGAATAAAAAAATTCGTGTGTTGTCTTTGGTATTATTTTTTACTGAAGTCGCATGGGCGCTGTATTTTCTGTACATTCCAATTTATTTAGTTGAAATGTACCACTACAACAATATTAAAATTGCGCATTATATGTCTTATTTAGGCCTGGTATTCGCGTTTGCGCTAACTGTGATCATTCGCATATTCGTTAAATTTATGCGACTTGAACCGATCGTTGCAGTGATGATGATCGTGATGGGTATAGCTTTATCATTTATTACTACAACTAGCGAAACAAGTTTATGGATGTTAACTGCAATTGTGACAATTCCAAGTGCATTAGCTTATTCCATCATGATCACCATTTGTTCAAATGCCGTATCTGCACATGAACAGGGCTGGATCATGGGAATTACAAGCAGCGTCACTGCAGCTGCATTTGGAATAAGTTCGGCAGCTGCTGGAACTTTAGGATTATTTGGCGCAACAGTGCCTTTTGTTACTGCTGGTGCAGCTGCAATGCTCAGTGCAATTATCCTATTTTTCTGGGATAGAAAAAATCATGTGCATAAGCATCACAATCTAGATATTCAATCAATTGAATCATAG
- a CDS encoding glycosyltransferase, protein MSRQEPIRIFIGYDSRETVTYHVCAQSIMEHSSVPVSITPLRLSNLKSIFDRQRDPQQLTDFSFTRFLVPYLCDFKGWGLFIDGDMLIREDIANLWKLQNPSHSVMVVQHPEIKGSHTFLGNTIPSFPRFNWSSVMLFNNSKCTQLTPEYLNVADYHELHQFKWIKYDSEIGALPQKWNHLVGYHESNNDVALVHWTLGGPYLGKKYENVEYANEWFAMCEKTLHADHPK, encoded by the coding sequence ATGAGCCGTCAAGAACCGATCCGAATTTTTATAGGCTATGACAGCCGTGAGACAGTCACATATCACGTTTGCGCTCAGAGCATCATGGAGCACAGCAGTGTCCCCGTGAGCATCACTCCACTACGGCTCAGTAATCTCAAATCGATTTTTGATAGACAACGCGACCCCCAACAATTAACCGATTTTTCTTTCACCCGTTTTTTGGTCCCGTATCTCTGTGATTTTAAAGGATGGGGACTTTTTATAGATGGGGATATGTTAATTCGCGAAGATATCGCCAATTTATGGAAATTGCAAAATCCATCGCATTCAGTCATGGTTGTTCAACATCCTGAAATTAAAGGGTCGCATACTTTTCTTGGAAATACGATTCCCTCATTTCCCCGATTTAATTGGTCAAGCGTAATGTTGTTTAATAATTCAAAATGTACTCAACTCACACCTGAATATTTGAATGTCGCAGATTATCATGAGCTGCATCAATTTAAATGGATCAAATATGATTCTGAAATCGGTGCCCTACCCCAAAAATGGAACCACCTTGTTGGGTATCATGAATCAAATAATGATGTTGCTCTGGTTCACTGGACTTTGGGAGGACCTTACCTCGGGAAAAAATACGAAAACGTAGAATATGCGAATGAGTGGTTTGCGATGTGTGAAAAAACACTTCATGCTGATCATCCCAAATAA
- the def gene encoding peptide deformylase, with translation MAIIRILQYPDPRLKAKAEKVEVFDDALQKIIDDMFETHYNTENCAALAATQLDFKNPKAITVIDFSREKDQPLCLVNPEVVWRSEELYDEAEGCMSVPGGIYETVGRANKVKVKAQDRHGKPIELEVEGYWAKCLQHEIDHLNGKIFIDHLSRLKRQRVDKKLEKWRRWAKS, from the coding sequence ATGGCAATTATACGAATTTTACAATATCCAGATCCGCGGCTGAAAGCAAAGGCTGAGAAAGTAGAAGTCTTTGATGACGCATTGCAGAAAATCATCGACGATATGTTCGAAACGCATTACAACACCGAAAATTGTGCGGCATTGGCAGCTACTCAGCTGGATTTTAAAAATCCTAAAGCGATCACGGTCATCGATTTTTCTCGCGAAAAAGACCAGCCTTTATGTTTGGTGAACCCTGAAGTTGTTTGGCGGTCGGAAGAGCTATATGACGAAGCAGAAGGCTGTATGTCAGTACCCGGAGGTATTTACGAGACAGTGGGCAGGGCTAACAAAGTCAAAGTAAAGGCGCAAGATCGTCATGGCAAGCCTATTGAATTGGAAGTCGAAGGCTATTGGGCCAAGTGTTTGCAGCATGAAATCGATCACCTTAACGGAAAAATCTTTATCGATCATTTGTCACGGTTAAAACGTCAACGCGTCGATAAAAAGCTTGAAAAGTGGCGCCGCTGGGCTAAGTCTTAA
- the fmt gene encoding methionyl-tRNA formyltransferase, with protein sequence MPYKIIFAGTPEFALPALRALIDSEHSVCAVYTQPDRPAGRGRHLSMSPVKELALSENIPVFQPATLRDTSVQDELKKWQADLMVVVAYGQILPQVVLTTPKYGCINVHASLLPRWRGAAPIQRAIMAGDTQTGVTIMQMDVGLDTGAMLMRESCPILAEDTGQILHDRLAELGATALIKTLNAMEKGDLQSSIQDESHVTYAQKLNKLDGKIEWAQSASQIERQIRALNPWPIAYTECGKNHVRIWHAEIVPEKNTSTPGKILAISPEGIDVVTGDGILRLKIIQEAGGKPIAVSAFVNAPRDWILPGNLLS encoded by the coding sequence ATGCCCTATAAGATTATTTTTGCTGGAACCCCCGAATTTGCATTACCGGCCTTGCGTGCGTTAATTGATTCAGAGCACAGTGTGTGCGCTGTTTACACGCAGCCTGATCGTCCAGCTGGGCGCGGGCGTCATTTGTCCATGAGCCCGGTGAAAGAATTGGCATTATCTGAGAATATCCCTGTTTTTCAACCGGCAACATTGCGTGATACGTCCGTCCAAGACGAGCTTAAAAAGTGGCAAGCAGATCTGATGGTGGTCGTTGCTTATGGGCAAATTTTGCCTCAGGTAGTTTTAACTACACCAAAATATGGCTGCATTAATGTGCATGCTTCACTTCTTCCTCGATGGCGAGGTGCGGCACCGATTCAGCGAGCCATCATGGCGGGTGATACTCAGACGGGTGTTACCATTATGCAAATGGACGTAGGGCTAGATACCGGTGCTATGCTGATGCGAGAAAGTTGTCCTATTTTAGCAGAGGACACTGGGCAAATTTTACATGACCGCTTAGCGGAATTGGGCGCAACAGCATTAATCAAAACATTAAATGCAATGGAGAAAGGTGATCTTCAATCTAGTATTCAAGATGAATCACACGTTACTTACGCACAAAAACTCAATAAGCTCGATGGGAAAATTGAGTGGGCACAATCAGCATCACAAATAGAACGACAAATTCGAGCGCTTAATCCATGGCCAATCGCTTATACTGAATGTGGCAAAAATCATGTGCGAATTTGGCATGCAGAAATAGTGCCTGAAAAAAACACAAGCACTCCTGGAAAAATTCTTGCGATTTCTCCTGAAGGAATTGATGTGGTAACGGGTGATGGAATATTGCGTTTAAAGATAATTCAAGAAGCTGGTGGAAAACCAATTGCTGTATCAGCATTTGTGAATGCACCACGTGATTGGATTTTACCTGGAAATTTGCTGTCATAA
- a CDS encoding acylphosphatase: MERIGKRFVVTGKVQGVFFRDSTRTKAQELGITGWVRNDIQGHVECFAFGTPEKISIFEAWLWEGPRKAEVKSVTSEIIPVENASEFVIVFT; the protein is encoded by the coding sequence ATGGAAAGAATTGGAAAACGCTTCGTTGTCACAGGAAAAGTCCAAGGGGTATTTTTTAGAGATAGCACACGCACTAAAGCGCAAGAATTGGGAATTACAGGTTGGGTTAGAAATGATATTCAAGGACATGTTGAATGTTTTGCATTTGGAACACCAGAAAAAATATCTATATTCGAAGCGTGGTTATGGGAAGGACCTAGAAAAGCTGAAGTAAAATCAGTGACCTCGGAAATCATCCCCGTAGAAAACGCCAGTGAGTTCGTTATTGTATTTACTTAA
- a CDS encoding pirin family protein codes for MDIIQIPRKIKKVWKSEPTIEGAGVHLRRAFGFHEVPLLDPFLLLDDFRSENPEDYLAGFPWHPHRGIETITYVLDGDVEHGDSMGNKGHIKAGDVQWMTAGSGIIHQEMPKGNRLGQMFGFQLWANLPAKSKMITPRYRGIFSGKIPVVKTPEGAMVHVICGEVNGTQGPVTEIVIEPEYFDVELPVGTTFTHSVKPEHTVFAYVVEGEAYFDQSRHAFSHDSAGINYFDFKPQCACVDGTLVLYETGGNQITIAADKKATRFLLVSGKPLNEPIAWYGPIVMNTQAELRTAFQEYQDGTFVKEQ; via the coding sequence ATGGATATCATCCAAATTCCTCGGAAAATCAAGAAGGTCTGGAAGAGTGAGCCCACGATTGAAGGAGCGGGTGTGCATTTAAGGCGCGCTTTCGGATTTCATGAAGTGCCATTACTTGATCCATTTTTATTGTTAGATGATTTTCGTTCTGAAAATCCTGAAGATTATCTTGCCGGCTTTCCGTGGCACCCTCATCGTGGAATAGAAACAATTACCTATGTTCTTGATGGAGATGTTGAACACGGTGATAGTATGGGAAATAAAGGCCATATAAAAGCCGGCGATGTTCAATGGATGACAGCAGGAAGCGGTATTATTCATCAAGAAATGCCTAAAGGAAATCGTCTGGGTCAAATGTTTGGATTTCAATTGTGGGCAAATCTTCCAGCGAAATCTAAAATGATAACACCTCGTTATCGCGGAATTTTTTCAGGAAAAATTCCTGTTGTAAAAACACCTGAGGGTGCAATGGTGCATGTTATTTGTGGGGAAGTGAATGGTACTCAAGGACCCGTGACAGAAATTGTGATTGAACCAGAATATTTTGATGTTGAGCTTCCCGTTGGAACAACGTTTACTCACAGCGTTAAACCGGAACATACCGTGTTTGCGTATGTCGTCGAAGGCGAAGCTTATTTTGATCAATCGCGACACGCTTTTTCTCATGATAGTGCCGGAATTAATTATTTTGATTTTAAACCGCAATGCGCTTGTGTAGATGGAACATTGGTATTATATGAAACGGGCGGTAATCAAATTACCATTGCAGCCGATAAAAAAGCGACGCGGTTTTTGCTGGTTTCAGGAAAACCACTAAACGAACCTATTGCCTGGTATGGCCCTATTGTGATGAACACACAAGCGGAATTACGCACAGCGTTTCAAGAATATCAAGATGGCACTTTTGTAAAAGAACAATAG
- a CDS encoding epoxyqueuosine reductase QueH, whose product MTESTENISREKLMLPAGKKKLLLHSCCAPCSGEVMEAIIVSGINFAIYFYNPNIHPLREYELRKDENIRFAEKYGIPFVDADYDRDDWFKRAKGMEHEPERGIRCTMCFDMRFERTALYAHENNFDCISSSLGISRWKNLDQINDCGERAASHYPDLVYWTYNWRKQGGSQRMLEISKRENFYMQEYCGCAYSLRDTNAWRVKNDRPKIKLGEKFYGIEIQNET is encoded by the coding sequence ATGACGGAATCAACAGAGAATATTTCTCGAGAAAAATTAATGCTGCCAGCAGGTAAGAAAAAGTTGCTATTGCATTCTTGTTGTGCGCCCTGTTCAGGTGAAGTGATGGAAGCGATCATCGTGTCCGGAATTAATTTCGCCATTTATTTCTATAATCCTAATATTCATCCTCTTAGAGAATATGAATTACGCAAAGATGAAAATATTCGGTTTGCTGAAAAATATGGCATACCTTTTGTCGATGCCGATTATGATCGAGATGATTGGTTTAAACGCGCGAAAGGAATGGAGCATGAGCCTGAGCGTGGTATTCGTTGTACTATGTGTTTTGATATGCGTTTCGAACGCACTGCGCTATATGCCCATGAAAATAACTTCGATTGTATTTCAAGTTCGTTAGGAATTTCTCGATGGAAAAATCTCGATCAAATTAATGATTGTGGAGAACGAGCTGCAAGTCATTATCCTGATCTTGTGTATTGGACATACAATTGGCGTAAACAAGGTGGATCTCAACGCATGTTAGAAATTTCAAAACGTGAGAATTTTTACATGCAAGAATATTGCGGTTGTGCATATTCATTACGAGATACCAATGCGTGGAGAGTAAAAAACGATCGACCGAAAATTAAACTCGGAGAAAAATTTTATGGCATCGAAATTCAAAATGAGACATAA
- a CDS encoding DUF494 domain-containing protein, with amino-acid sequence MKEELFEVLMYIFENHIGRDHPDQASEEALFHELSEAGFTPEVIDTAFEWLDNIAAVHSAEAQSEDKLTLSNGFRVFSQEELKHFNSEVCGLILKFEQIGILDSYSREIVINRLLAIESNEIDEHRVKWIVLMVLIDDPENETALATLEQLMKTEVTERLH; translated from the coding sequence ATGAAAGAAGAGTTATTTGAAGTATTAATGTACATTTTTGAAAATCACATCGGTCGTGATCACCCTGATCAGGCTTCTGAGGAAGCCTTGTTTCACGAACTTTCTGAAGCTGGCTTCACGCCTGAAGTAATCGATACAGCCTTCGAATGGCTAGACAATATAGCCGCTGTTCACAGCGCCGAAGCACAGAGCGAAGACAAATTGACTTTATCAAATGGATTTCGAGTTTTCAGCCAAGAAGAGCTCAAACATTTTAACTCGGAAGTGTGTGGATTAATTCTAAAATTCGAACAAATTGGAATTCTAGATTCTTATTCTCGTGAAATTGTTATTAATCGCCTACTGGCTATTGAATCAAACGAAATTGATGAACATCGCGTGAAATGGATTGTACTCATGGTGCTCATTGATGACCCTGAAAACGAAACGGCATTAGCAACATTAGAGCAATTAATGAAAACTGAAGTGACAGAGAGGTTACACTGA